The genome window TGGGCGCAGGCTGGCTGCTCTTTGGTGGCGCGCATGGCGGGGATGATGGCGGCGGTGCACCTGCGGTAGCGGCCGGGGATGGCCCCTGCGCAGGGGGCAAGCCACCGCTCTTCTGGCGCAATCCGATGAATCCCTCGGTGACCAGCCCGACCTTCCAGAAGGACTCGATGGGCATGGATTATATCCCGGTCTGCGCGGAAGAGTCCTCCGGCGGGGGCAGGGCGCCGGCTGGTACGGTGAAGATCGATCCGACGGTGGAGCAGAACATCGGTGTGCGGCTGGCACCGGTGGTGCGCAAGGAGGTGTCGCGCACGATCACCACCGTCGGCCGCGTCACCTATGACGAGACCAGGCTGGTCACGCTCCATCCCAAGGTCGAGGGGTGGGTGGAGAGGCTCTTCGTCGACAAGACCGGAGCGCAGGTGCAGCAGGGGACGATGCTGCTCTCCTACTACGCGCCGCAACTGGTGGCGACCGAGCAGGAGTATCTGCTGGCGCTGGCCAACTGGCGGCAGTTGAAGAGCAGCCCCTATGCCGACATCCGCGACGGCGCCAGGCGGCTGCTTGCGTCGTCACTGGAGCGGCTCCGTTTCTTCGATGTGCCCGAGCACCAGATCCGGGCGTTGGAGCGGACGCATCGGGTGCGCAAGAACCTGCACATCCACTCTCCAGCCGCCGGCGTGGTCACGAAGATCGGTGTGCGCGAAGGGGCGCATGTGACGCCGAAGAGCGAGCTCTACCAGATCG of Zetaproteobacteria bacterium contains these proteins:
- a CDS encoding efflux RND transporter periplasmic adaptor subunit — translated: MNRKVMLGVALALAAGLGAGWLLFGGAHGGDDGGGAPAVAAGDGPCAGGKPPLFWRNPMNPSVTSPTFQKDSMGMDYIPVCAEESSGGGRAPAGTVKIDPTVEQNIGVRLAPVVRKEVSRTITTVGRVTYDETRLVTLHPKVEGWVERLFVDKTGAQVQQGTMLLSYYAPQLVATEQEYLLALANWRQLKSSPYADIRDGARRLLASSLERLRFFDVPEHQIRALERTHRVRKNLHIHSPAAGVVTKIGVREGAHVTPKSELYQIADLSRVWVLADLYQYEIGWVRKGDRAELTVASLPGRKFTGRISYIYPYLDARTRTNKVRLEFDNADGLLKPEMFGDVRIVASRRKTGLFVPRAAVLITGKGAHLFVQRAPGRFEPRSVETGARVDGMIEIRSGVQDGELVVTSGQFLIDSESSIREAAAKMVAPKQPDTGGMSMEGMSMEGMKMTPSKGSGMKTGGKPMDGSR